Proteins encoded in a region of the Drosophila sechellia strain sech25 chromosome 2L, ASM438219v1, whole genome shotgun sequence genome:
- the LOC6614626 gene encoding uncharacterized protein LOC6614626 isoform X1, with protein MILKPQSYRLWRRTDTLSTMCFNVLGVSNLLPDCSIANQVHLYSLLQQLQNQDRRPEEVSDELRDRYNVFRQVLPNYPAPEQPDDDLLIFVDELFLDQPIASTFTDIESSGGETCESSLDSDSGQIGIGMDRHH; from the exons atg attttaaaacCACAGAGTTATCGACTTTGGAGAAGGACTGACACCTTGAGCACCATGTGTTTCAATGTACTGGGCGTGAGCAATCTTCTACCCGATTGCAGCATTGCAAACCAGGTCCATCTGTACTCTTTGCTGCAGCAACTCCAGAACCAGGATCGTCGTCCGGAGGAAGTGAGTGACGAGTTGCGGGATCGCTACAACGTATTCCGCCAGGTTTTGCCCAACTACCCGGCACCGGAACAGCCAGACGACGATCTGCTAATATTCGTTGATGAGTTGTTCCTGGACCAGCCTATTGCATCGACCTTCACAGACATTGAATCATCCGGCGGGGAGACCTGCGAATCCAGTCTGGATAGTGACTCCGGGCAGATCGGCATCGGGATGGACCGTCACCATTAG
- the LOC6614626 gene encoding uncharacterized protein LOC6614626 isoform X2 has protein sequence MCFNVLGVSNLLPDCSIANQVHLYSLLQQLQNQDRRPEEVSDELRDRYNVFRQVLPNYPAPEQPDDDLLIFVDELFLDQPIASTFTDIESSGGETCESSLDSDSGQIGIGMDRHH, from the coding sequence ATGTGTTTCAATGTACTGGGCGTGAGCAATCTTCTACCCGATTGCAGCATTGCAAACCAGGTCCATCTGTACTCTTTGCTGCAGCAACTCCAGAACCAGGATCGTCGTCCGGAGGAAGTGAGTGACGAGTTGCGGGATCGCTACAACGTATTCCGCCAGGTTTTGCCCAACTACCCGGCACCGGAACAGCCAGACGACGATCTGCTAATATTCGTTGATGAGTTGTTCCTGGACCAGCCTATTGCATCGACCTTCACAGACATTGAATCATCCGGCGGGGAGACCTGCGAATCCAGTCTGGATAGTGACTCCGGGCAGATCGGCATCGGGATGGACCGTCACCATTAG
- the LOC6614629 gene encoding protein hairy, whose protein sequence is MTAKRDKDYSKNKSAPGIGFTAAGSTNGSGIKSIGLVSSTQNVTSSQDISKRTNKPLMEKRRRARINQSLAILKALILESTKSQNAKNGEGQAKHTKLEKADILELTVRHFQRHRNLDDPTVNKYRAGYTDCAREVARYLATPEPPPMGTMPTLAEPGSKARLLRHLDQCIAEIDVEICPHSTAAFAESPSSSSCFDLNHAKKSQPEEHSLDYSSQDSNPVDYSKGLKMVAAEQRALPMTPAPQDENNNRGLQAQAQTPIPIQVQSQTQGKTSPHVDAVAPSELSYEEDRNKVCANVLEQYKQQLKAHVQQQPESTNGVLVLPPHYVQLAAALGLSAQPLVDPIATRTDFERLIELQRVQPHLAGKLSPSFPGGLEAAHVAAAAAAYANSMAVAASAGASVAAMATSGAGTPTMHQERPASVAASVSSGVSMSELKSMPATQQSSPRSESGIGSNENEAPATSPRPQTSNAARQALRQRQEEEYHYMAQAAAAAAAAGQDESMWRPW, encoded by the exons atgaCAGCAAAACGTGATAAGGATTactcaaaaaataaatcagcACCTG GCATCGGATTCACCGCCGCCGGCTCAACCAATGGCAGCGGCATAAAGTCCATCGGGCTGGTGAGCTCCACGCAGAATGTGACTTCGTCGCAGGACATCAGCAAGCGGACAAACAAACCACTCATGGAGAAGCGCCGGCGGGCGCGAATCAACCAGAGCCTGGCCATCCTGAAGGCCCTCATCCTCGAGTCCACCAAGAGCCAAAATGCCAAGAACGGCGAGGGCCAGGCGAAGCACACCAAGCTAGAGAAGGCGGACATCCTGGAGCTAACCGTCCGCCACTTTCAGCGGCATCGCAATCTCGACGATCCCA CGGTTAACAAATACCGAGCTGGTTACACGGACTGCGCTCGCGAGGTGGCTCGTTATCTGGCCACCCCGGAACCACCGCCCATGGGCACCATGCCAACCTTAGCGGAGCCCGGCTCCAAGGCACGACTGCTGCGGCACCTGGACCAGTGCATAGCCGAGATCGACGTGGAGATCTGTCCCCATTCGACGGCCGCGTTTGCCGAAAGTCCCAGCAGTAGCAGCTGCTTCGACCTTAATCACGCGAAGAAGTCGCAGCCCGAGGAGCATTCGCTGGACTACAGCAGCCAGGACTCGAATCCGGTGGACTACAGCAAGGGTCTGAAAATGGTGGCCGCTGAGCAGAGGGCTCTGCCAATGACGCCGGCTCCCCAGGATGAGAACAACAATCGTGGACTCCAGGCGCAGGCGCAAACTCCGATTCCAATACAGGTGCAAAGCCAGACACAAGGGAAGACATCGCCGCACGTAGATGCCGTCGCTCCCAGCGAACTGAGCTACGAGGAGGATCGCAACAAGGTGTGCGCCAATGTCCTGGAGCAGTACAAGCAGCAGCTGAAGGCGCACGTGCAGCAGCAACCAGAGTCCACCAATGGAGTCCTGGTCCTGCCGCCCCACTATGTCCAGCTGGCAGCGGCCCTTGGCCTTAGTGCCCAGCCGCTGGTGGATCCGATTGCCACACGTACGGATTTCGAGCGGTTGATCGAGTTGCAACGGGTTCAGCCACATTTGGCCGGCAAGTTGAGTCCCAGTTTTCCGGGCGGCTTGGAGGCTGCTCATGTGGCTGCCGCCGCAGCGGCTTATGCCAACAGCATGGCTGTGGCCGCTTCAGCAGGAGCCTCAGTTGCCGCAATGGCTACTTCCGGTGCCGGAACGCCAACGATGCACCAAGAGAGACCTGCCTCGGTGGCAGCGTCTGTCAGTTCCGGCGTCTCGATGTCGGAACTGAAGTCCATGCCCGCCACGCAGCAATCCTCACCAAGATCCGAGAGTGGCATCGGTTCCAATGAGAACGAGGCTCCGGCGACCAGTCCGCGACCCCAGACAAGCAACGCCGCTCGTCAGGCTCTAAGGCAACGTCAGGAGGAGGAGTATCACTACATGGCCCAggcggcagctgctgcagcagcagctggacaGGATGAGAGCATGTGGCGGCCCTGGTGA
- the LOC6614630 gene encoding protein hook has protein sequence MSAPKNEMYYSLLEWFKTLNLNAPHADAESLADGVALAQALNQFAPESFTDAWLSKIKASAVGSNWRLRMSNLKKVTQSVYDYYSDVLNYSLSDFSKPDLQRIAEKCDLGELERLLQLVLGCAVNCAEKQSYITEIMCLEEELQANIMRALQELEATRQASTPEGGVASSLSRGSRTGLLDSKAVQEDRDALAQKCFETEKKMLLLIDEKTNLQQELHKLQQEFARLEQHSTVIGDDGVSLGPVQTGSVRYNELRRQLDLLKEELLQSEGAREDLKIKAQQQDTDLLHMQMRIEELMKSSAEVTTLKDEVDVLRESNDKLKICEAQLDTYKKKLEDYNDLKKQVKILEERSADYVQQNAQFEEDAKRYANTKGQVELFKKEIQDLHAKLDAESSKNVKLEFDNKNLEGKNLALQRAKDSLLKERDNLREAVDELKCGQLSSNTALTGTTVSRELQPSATVEKLQRLEAENKALREGQGGQTALAQLLDDANKRCENLREQLKTANERILSLSHASQSDDPILKESEFGKQIKQLMELNEQKTLQLEEAVTQSTSLQCKVTQLETNLSAREQEILVYDAKYRKCVEKAKEVIKSIDPRIASALDASVLEKSADLVEAEPKPKMSVMEEQLMTSAFYRLGVNAQRDAIDSKLAILMGSGQTFLARQRQSAPRKSLSAMKSK, from the exons ATGTCCGCGCCCAAGAACGAGATGTATTACAGCCTGCTGGAGTGGTTCAAGACCCTCAATCTAAATGCCCCGCATGCGGATGCGGAATCACTGGCCGACGGAGTGGCACTGGCTCAG GCCCTCAACCAGTTCGCACCCGAATCCTTCACCGACGCTTGGCTGTCCAAGATCAAAGCCAGCGCCGTGGGCAGCAACTGGCGACTGCGAATGAGCAATCTGAAAAAAGTGACACAGTCCGTGTACGACTACTACAGCGATGTACTCAACTACTCGCTGAGTGATTTCTCGAAGCCAGATCTGCAGAGGATTGCTGAGAAGTGCGACTTGGGAGAGCTGGAGCGCTTGCTGCAGTTGGTCCTTGGTTGCGCCGTGAACTGTGCCGAGAAGCAGTCCTACATCACGGAGATCATGTGTCTGGAAGAGGAACTACAGGCGAATATAATGCGCGCCCTTCAGGAACTTGAGGCCACGAGGCAAGCATCCACGCCGGAGGGCGGGGTAGCCAGTTCCTTGTCTCGTGGCTCTCGCACAGGACTCCTGGACAGCAAGGCAGTTCAGGAGGATCGAGACGCCCTGGCTCAAAAATGCTTTGAGACGGAAAAGAAAATGCTCCTTCTCATAGACGAGAAAACGAATCTGCAACAGGAGTTGCACAAGCTGCAGCAAGAGTTTGCCCGCCTAGAGCAACACTCCACGGTAATCGGAGATGATGGAGTCTCCTTGGGACCAGTCCAAACAGGATCTGTGCGCTACAACGAACTGCGGCGTCAATTGGACCTACTAAAAGAGGAACTTCTGCAGTCTGAAGGAGCTCGGGAGGACCTTAAAATCAAAGCCCAGCAACAAGATACCGATCTGCTCCACATGCAAATGCGAATAGAGGAACTAATG AAAAGTTCCGCTGAAGTGACCACACTGAAGGATGAAGTGGATGTTCTGCGGGAGTCCAACGACAAGCTTAAGATATGCGAGGCCCAGCTTGACACGTATAAAAAGAAGCTAGAAGACTATAACGACCTGAAGAAACAAGTAAAAATTCTGGAGGAGCGTAGCGCCGACTATGTGCAGCAGAATGCGCAGTTTGAGGAAGATGCTAAACGATATGCCAACACCAAAGGCCAAGTGGAGCTGTTCAAGAAAGAGATTCAAGACCTTCATGCCAAGCTGGACGCCGAGAGCAGCAAGAATGTAAAGTTGGAGTTTGATAACAAGAATTTGGAGGGCAAGAACCTGGCTCTGCAGCGCGCCAAGGACAGTTTGCTCAAGGAGCGCGACAACCTTCGCGAGGCAGTCGACGAGCTGAAATGCGGACAATTGTCCTCGAACACAGCGCTGACAGGAACCACGGTTTCCAGGGAACTGCAACCGTCGGCCACAGTGGAAAAACTACAGCGCCTGGAGGCGGAGAACAAGGCTCTGCGCGAGGGACAGGGTGGCCAGACAGCTTTGGCG CAACTTCTGGACGATGCCAATAAACGCTGCGAGAATTTGCGTGAGCAGCTAAAAACAGCCAATGAACGTATACTTTCCCTGTCGCATGCTTCTCAAAGCGATGATCCCATTTTAAAAGA GAGCGAGTTCggcaaacaaatcaaacagTTGATGGAGCTAAATGAACAAAAGA CACTCCAACTGGAGGAAGCTGTTACCCAAAGCACGTCTCTGCAATGCAAGGTGACTCAGCTGGAAACCAATTTATCAGCACGTGAGCAGGAAATTCTGGTGTATGACGCCAAATACCGAAAATGCGTAGAGAAAGCTAAGGAGGTGATCAAAAGCATAGATCCTCGAATTGCCAGTG CTCTGGATGCCAGCGTACTGGAAAAGAGTGCTGATCTCGTCGAGGCGGAGCCCAAGCCCAAGATGAGTGTGATGGAGGAGCAACTTATGACCTCCGCCTTCTACAGACTGGGTGTCAATGCCCAGCGCGATGCAATCGACTCTAAGCTGGCAATATTGATGGGCTCGGGCCAGACATTCCTTGCCCGCCAGCGGCAGTCCGCGCCGCGCAAATCTCTAAGTGCAATGAAATCAAAGTAG
- the LOC6614631 gene encoding uncharacterized protein C1orf50 homolog, producing MKRAAEMDHITYQTAVKKAQLVERNPQLQINPMRVSMHQEEDIIELAQQIQNADKQLKNTTCHKLGVIMEQIKMLQAQAMEILKESTLNRDLHSAACNFTKKPGQIYHLYQRPSGQNYFSMLSPEEWNLSVDQTFKGSYRLEYDLSWTPLDKIKEQDEKLKWTEQCMQKALDGGRGSAMAIDFNINND from the exons ATGAAAAGAGCCGCCGAAATGGACCACATTACGTATCAGACAGCTGTAAAAAAGG cccAACTGGTTGAGAGGAATCCCCAGTTGCAGATCAACCCCATGCGTGTATCCATGCACCAGGAGGAAGACATCATCGAATTGGCCCAACAAATCCAGAATGCTGATAAACAATTGAAAAACACAACTTGCCACAAGCTGGGGGTCATAATGGAGCAG ATCAAAATGCTTCAGGCCCAAGCCATGGAGATACTTAAGGAGTCCACTCTCAACCGAGATCTGCACAGTGCGGCCTGCAATTTCACCAAAAAACCTGGACAAATCTATCATCTTTATCAAAGGCCATCGGGTCAAAACTATTTCAGCATGCTATCGCCGGAA GAATGGAATCTTTCCGTTGACCAAACATTCAAAGGCAGCTACAGATTGGAATACGATTTGAGCTGGACTCCACTGGATAAGATTAAGGAGCAGGATGAGAAGCTTAAGTGGACGGAGCAGTGCATGCAAAAGGCACTAGATGGTGGGCGTGGTTCGGCCATGGCAATTGACTTTAATATAAACAAtgattaa
- the LOC6614632 gene encoding E3 ubiquitin-protein ligase MIB2 isoform X1: MRASIPPGIRVVRGPDWIWSNQDDGEGHVGTVCEIGRCGSTHSPENTVVVNWDSGHRTNYRVGYQNQYDLTIVDNAQVGVRHSNVVCDGCSKAGIAGIVFKCAQCPNYHLCAYCYAEDLHDIEHPFIRYTTPNSLGVRLPMRKGAKRIQLRGIFVGSKVVRGPDWEWNEQDGGEGRTGRVMEIRGWDNESCRSVANVSWVTGSTNVYRLGHKGNVDLKYITATCGGHYYKDHMPVLGQTEELQPVAPMVKPSFSVGDRVKVCLEVDALMKLQQGHGGWNPRMVEHLSKLGTVHRITDKGDIRVQYENCPNRWTFHPAALVKVVSFRVGDLVTIINDANKVQQLQKGHGEWIEIMRHALGKICKVVKVYSDGDLRIQQLDDGFEWTLNPKCVKLERSPLATAAERSNSMMDLSHRRADHVMTPLSGLSGSSVADKLVREAAQGHLDFVRQYLDVNPSQVDVMSGGKACIQVASHQGYVDLVSYLISKGANVNAVDKEGDSALHYAAFGNQPATMRVLLQHGAEVNFLNSSHCSALHICAHKKTPHCVRELLQHNANVNIQDSYGDTALHDAIGKENTEVVELLCNAPNLDFTVKNNRGFNVLHHAALKGNVVAARRILLLSRQLVNVRKDDGFAALHLAALNGHAQVVETLVTEGQAELDIRNNRQQTPFLLAVSQGHAGVIERLVRLSCDVNAKDEDGDNAMHLCVIKKSNLQSAAEPQPEEAPEIHKFYLSLVHSSIRPEDRLMYSILIYLSRAGCRVELNNANASIFEWITDRHIRQLIFGQQGEAESLPRNLQALEVSAVSADGEESAASAGAESNGAGPGSVAAPPPPQRQTFELMPKPNDIPAIGVGASPSTPSASPGVKKLNSDATQQNVSPQVAPRKKAPKPPVTTSSTSTALEDGAAGPSTSPVIVPGPQECIVCNEILPMVRFEPCQHQIACEECGIRMKKCLRCAVAIERRLTVSGRVVALPTSTSPSDPTRLPSGDLLRYLENKVLEFEESHFCGICMERKRDVAFLCGHGACSHCAETLRTCHMCRKTILKKINLY, translated from the exons ATGCGAGCCTCCATTCCGCCCGGCATTCGAGTGGTGCGCGGACCCGACTGGATCTGGTCGAATCAAG ACGACGGAGAAGGTCACGTTGGAACCGTTTGCGAAATCGGACGTTGCGGATCGACACATTCGCCGGAAAACACTGTCGTGGTCAACTGGGATTCCGGACACCGGACCAATTACCGTGTGGGCTACCAAAACCAGTACGACTTGACAATTGTAGATAATGCTCAAGTTG GAGTTCGGCACTCAAATGTTGTCTGCGATGGCTGCTCAAAGGCGGGTATCGCTGGCATAGTATTCAAGTGCGCCCAGTGTCCCAACTATCACCTGTGTGCCTATTGCTACGCAGAGGATCTGCACGATATTGAGCACCCGTTCATCCGCTACACGACTCCCAACTCGCTGGGCGTGAGATTGCCCATGAGAAAAGGTGCCAAGCGCATCCAGCTACGAGGCATCTTTGTGGGTTCCAAAGTGGTGCGCGGTCCTGACTGGGAGTGGAACGAACAGGACGGCGGAGAGGGCAGGACGGGTCGGGTAATGGAAATCCGAGGCTGGGACAACGAATCGTGTCGCAGCGTGGCCAACGTATCGTGGGTAACCGGATCGACTAACGTCTACCGTCTAGGTCACAAGGGAAACGTTGACCTCAAATACATTACGGCCACGTGCGGCGGTCACTACTACAAGGACCACATGCCTGTTCTGGGTCAGACAGAGGAGTTGCAGCCGGTGGCGCCCATGGTGAAGCCAAGCTTTTCCGTGGGCGACCGCGTCAAGGTTTGCCTAGAGGTTGACGCGCTAATGAAGTTGCAGCAGGGTCATGGCGGATGGAATCCACGCATGGTCGAGCATTTGTCCAAACTGGGCACTGTACACCGCATCACGGACAAGGGGGATATACG TGTTCAGTATGAAAACTGTCCCAATCGATGGACCTTTCATCCCGCCGCACTCGTTAAGGTTGTCTCTTTTCGTGTAGGTGACCTGGTCACCATCATCAACGATGCCAACAAagtgcagcagctgcagaagGGTCACGGCGAATGGATAGAAATCATGCGACAC GCCCTGGGAAAAATTTGCAAGGTAGTGAAGGTGTACTCGGACGGCGACCTCCGCATCCAGCAGTTGGACGACGGCTTCGAATGGACTCTGAATCCGAAATGTGTCAAACTAGAGCGTTCTCCTTTGGCAACGGCAGCTGAGCGCTCCAACAGTATGATGGACCTGAGCCACCGACGCGCTGACCATGTAATGACACCGCTCTCTGGCCTCTCTGGTAGTTCGGTTGCCGACAAGTTGGTGCGCGAGGCTGCACAGGGTCATTTGGATTTCGTGCGGCAGTACCTGGACGTGAATCCCAGCCAGGTGGATGTGATGAGTGGCGGCAAGGCTTGTATTCAGGTGGCCTCTCATCAGGGCTACGTCGATCTTGTCAGCTACCTCATCTCCAAGGGTGCCAACGTGAATGCAGTCGACAAGGAAGGTGATTCAGCTCTGCACTACGCAGCATTTGGCAACCAGCCGGCCACCATGCGAGTGCTGCTGCAGCACGGTGCTGAGGTGAACTTCCTGAACTCGAGCCACTGCTCTGCACTGCACATCTGCGCGCACAAGAAAACGCCGCACTGTGTCCGTGAGTTGCTGCAGCACAATGCCAACGTAAACATTCAGGATTCGTACGGGGATACGGCTCTTCACGACGCAATCGGCAAGGAGAATACGGAAGTTGTGGAGTTGCTTTGTAATGCTCCGAATCTTGACTTTACGGTTAAGAATAATCGCGGATTTAACGTGCTACACCATGCAGCGCTTAAAGGAAACGTGGTAGCTGCTCGTCGTATCCTGTTACTCTCCCGCCAGCTGGTCAATGTGCGCAAAGACGATGGCTTTGCGGCTCTTCACTTGGCAGCCCTTAACGGTCATGCCCAGGTTGTGGAAACGCTGGTCACTGAGGGCCAAGCGGAGTTAGATATACGCAATAATCGCCAACAGACGCCGTTCCTTCTGGCCGTCTCCCAGGGCCATGCCGGGGTAATCGAGCGACTCGTTCGCCTCTCCTGCGACGTGAATGCCAAGGACGAGGATGGCGACAATGCGATGCACTTGTGCGTCATTAAGAAGTCCAATCTGCAGTCGGCCGCGGAGCCTCAGCCAGAAGAGGCTCCTGAGATTCACAAGTTTTACCTGAGTCTAGTGCACTCGAGCATTCGTCCCGAGGATCGTTTGATGTACAGTATATTAATCTATCTTTCGAGGGCCGGCTGCCGAGTGGAGCTGAACAACGCCAATGCAAGCATTTTTGAGTGGATAACGGACCGCCACATCAGGCAACTGATTTTTGGGCAGCAGGGCGAAGCTGAATCGCTGCCTAGGAATCTTCAAGCTTTGGAAGTGTCCGCAGTATCAGCCGACGGTGAGGAGAGCGCTGCGTCTGCTGGAGCTGAATCCAATGGAGCCGGGCCTGGAAGCGTTGCAGCACCCCCACCACCGCAGCGCCAGACATTTGAACTAATGCCAAAGCCAAACGATATCCCAGCCATTGGAGTAGGAGCATCTCCATCCACGCCCTCCGCCTCGCCGGGCGTTAAGAAACTGAACTCCGATGCAACACAGCAAAACGTCTCTCCACAGGTGGCACCGCGCAAGAAGGCGCCCAAGCCTCCGGTTACCACTAGCTCGACCAGCACCGCGTTGGAGGACGGAGCGGCTGGGCCCAGTACAAGTCCGGTGATCGTGCCCGGTCCCCAGGAGTGCATTGTGTGCAATGAGATCCTGCCGATGGTGCGCTTTGAGCCGTGTCAGCATCAGATCGCCTGCGAGGAGTGCGGCATCCGAATGAAAAAGTGTCTCCGCTGTGCCGTGGCAATCGAGCGGCGATTGACGGTCAGCGGCCGAGTGGTGGCCCTGCCCACGTCCACGTCACCTAGTGACCCCACTCGCCTACCGTCCGGGGATCTACTTCGCTATCTGGAGAACAAAGTGCTGGAGTTTGAGGAGTCGCACTTCTGCGGTATTTGCATGGAGCGAAAGAGGGATGTGGCCTTCCTGTGCGGGCACGGCGCGTGCTCCCATTGTGCCGAAACGCTCCGCACATGCCACATGTGTCGCAAGACAATACTCAAGAAGATCAATCTGTACTGA
- the LOC6614632 gene encoding E3 ubiquitin-protein ligase MIB2 isoform X2: MADGIHAWSSICPNWALYTASRTRGIYGDLVTIINDANKVQQLQKGHGEWIEIMRHALGKICKVVKVYSDGDLRIQQLDDGFEWTLNPKCVKLERSPLATAAERSNSMMDLSHRRADHVMTPLSGLSGSSVADKLVREAAQGHLDFVRQYLDVNPSQVDVMSGGKACIQVASHQGYVDLVSYLISKGANVNAVDKEGDSALHYAAFGNQPATMRVLLQHGAEVNFLNSSHCSALHICAHKKTPHCVRELLQHNANVNIQDSYGDTALHDAIGKENTEVVELLCNAPNLDFTVKNNRGFNVLHHAALKGNVVAARRILLLSRQLVNVRKDDGFAALHLAALNGHAQVVETLVTEGQAELDIRNNRQQTPFLLAVSQGHAGVIERLVRLSCDVNAKDEDGDNAMHLCVIKKSNLQSAAEPQPEEAPEIHKFYLSLVHSSIRPEDRLMYSILIYLSRAGCRVELNNANASIFEWITDRHIRQLIFGQQGEAESLPRNLQALEVSAVSADGEESAASAGAESNGAGPGSVAAPPPPQRQTFELMPKPNDIPAIGVGASPSTPSASPGVKKLNSDATQQNVSPQVAPRKKAPKPPVTTSSTSTALEDGAAGPSTSPVIVPGPQECIVCNEILPMVRFEPCQHQIACEECGIRMKKCLRCAVAIERRLTVSGRVVALPTSTSPSDPTRLPSGDLLRYLENKVLEFEESHFCGICMERKRDVAFLCGHGACSHCAETLRTCHMCRKTILKKINLY; the protein is encoded by the exons ATGGCGGATGGAATCCACGCATGGTCGAGCATTTGTCCAAACTGGGCACTGTACACCGCATCACGGACAAGGGGGATATACG GTGACCTGGTCACCATCATCAACGATGCCAACAAagtgcagcagctgcagaagGGTCACGGCGAATGGATAGAAATCATGCGACAC GCCCTGGGAAAAATTTGCAAGGTAGTGAAGGTGTACTCGGACGGCGACCTCCGCATCCAGCAGTTGGACGACGGCTTCGAATGGACTCTGAATCCGAAATGTGTCAAACTAGAGCGTTCTCCTTTGGCAACGGCAGCTGAGCGCTCCAACAGTATGATGGACCTGAGCCACCGACGCGCTGACCATGTAATGACACCGCTCTCTGGCCTCTCTGGTAGTTCGGTTGCCGACAAGTTGGTGCGCGAGGCTGCACAGGGTCATTTGGATTTCGTGCGGCAGTACCTGGACGTGAATCCCAGCCAGGTGGATGTGATGAGTGGCGGCAAGGCTTGTATTCAGGTGGCCTCTCATCAGGGCTACGTCGATCTTGTCAGCTACCTCATCTCCAAGGGTGCCAACGTGAATGCAGTCGACAAGGAAGGTGATTCAGCTCTGCACTACGCAGCATTTGGCAACCAGCCGGCCACCATGCGAGTGCTGCTGCAGCACGGTGCTGAGGTGAACTTCCTGAACTCGAGCCACTGCTCTGCACTGCACATCTGCGCGCACAAGAAAACGCCGCACTGTGTCCGTGAGTTGCTGCAGCACAATGCCAACGTAAACATTCAGGATTCGTACGGGGATACGGCTCTTCACGACGCAATCGGCAAGGAGAATACGGAAGTTGTGGAGTTGCTTTGTAATGCTCCGAATCTTGACTTTACGGTTAAGAATAATCGCGGATTTAACGTGCTACACCATGCAGCGCTTAAAGGAAACGTGGTAGCTGCTCGTCGTATCCTGTTACTCTCCCGCCAGCTGGTCAATGTGCGCAAAGACGATGGCTTTGCGGCTCTTCACTTGGCAGCCCTTAACGGTCATGCCCAGGTTGTGGAAACGCTGGTCACTGAGGGCCAAGCGGAGTTAGATATACGCAATAATCGCCAACAGACGCCGTTCCTTCTGGCCGTCTCCCAGGGCCATGCCGGGGTAATCGAGCGACTCGTTCGCCTCTCCTGCGACGTGAATGCCAAGGACGAGGATGGCGACAATGCGATGCACTTGTGCGTCATTAAGAAGTCCAATCTGCAGTCGGCCGCGGAGCCTCAGCCAGAAGAGGCTCCTGAGATTCACAAGTTTTACCTGAGTCTAGTGCACTCGAGCATTCGTCCCGAGGATCGTTTGATGTACAGTATATTAATCTATCTTTCGAGGGCCGGCTGCCGAGTGGAGCTGAACAACGCCAATGCAAGCATTTTTGAGTGGATAACGGACCGCCACATCAGGCAACTGATTTTTGGGCAGCAGGGCGAAGCTGAATCGCTGCCTAGGAATCTTCAAGCTTTGGAAGTGTCCGCAGTATCAGCCGACGGTGAGGAGAGCGCTGCGTCTGCTGGAGCTGAATCCAATGGAGCCGGGCCTGGAAGCGTTGCAGCACCCCCACCACCGCAGCGCCAGACATTTGAACTAATGCCAAAGCCAAACGATATCCCAGCCATTGGAGTAGGAGCATCTCCATCCACGCCCTCCGCCTCGCCGGGCGTTAAGAAACTGAACTCCGATGCAACACAGCAAAACGTCTCTCCACAGGTGGCACCGCGCAAGAAGGCGCCCAAGCCTCCGGTTACCACTAGCTCGACCAGCACCGCGTTGGAGGACGGAGCGGCTGGGCCCAGTACAAGTCCGGTGATCGTGCCCGGTCCCCAGGAGTGCATTGTGTGCAATGAGATCCTGCCGATGGTGCGCTTTGAGCCGTGTCAGCATCAGATCGCCTGCGAGGAGTGCGGCATCCGAATGAAAAAGTGTCTCCGCTGTGCCGTGGCAATCGAGCGGCGATTGACGGTCAGCGGCCGAGTGGTGGCCCTGCCCACGTCCACGTCACCTAGTGACCCCACTCGCCTACCGTCCGGGGATCTACTTCGCTATCTGGAGAACAAAGTGCTGGAGTTTGAGGAGTCGCACTTCTGCGGTATTTGCATGGAGCGAAAGAGGGATGTGGCCTTCCTGTGCGGGCACGGCGCGTGCTCCCATTGTGCCGAAACGCTCCGCACATGCCACATGTGTCGCAAGACAATACTCAAGAAGATCAATCTGTACTGA